The following are encoded in a window of Camelus ferus isolate YT-003-E chromosome 20, BCGSAC_Cfer_1.0, whole genome shotgun sequence genomic DNA:
- the PPARD gene encoding peroxisome proliferator-activated receptor delta isoform X1: MEQPPEEAPEVREEEEKKEVAEAEGAPELNGGPEHSLPSSSCTDLSRSCSPPSLLDQLQMGCDEASCGSLNMECRVCGDKASGFHYGVHACEGCKGFFRRTIRMKLEYEKCERICKIQKKNRNKCQYCRFQKCLALGMSHNAIRFGRMPEAEKRKLVAGLTANEGSQHNPQVADLKAFSKHIYNAYLKNFNMTKKKARGILTGKASHTAPFVIHDIETLWQAEKGLVWKQLVNGLPPYKEISVHVFYRCQCTTVETVRELTEFAKSIPSFSNLFLNDQVTLLKYGVHEAIFAMLASIVNKDGLLVANGTGFVTREFLRSLRKPFSDIIEPKFEFAVKFNALELDDSDLALFIAAIILCGDRPGLMNVSQVEAIQDTILRALEFHLQANHPDTQYLFPKLLQKMADLRQLVTEHAQMMQRIKKTETETSLHPLLQEIYKDMY, translated from the exons ACCTCTCCCGGAGCTGCTCCCCCCCCTCACTGCTGGACCAGCTGCAGATGGGCTGTGACGAGGCCTCGTGTGGCAGCCTCAACATGGAGTGCCGCGTGTGCGGGGACAAGGCATCAGGCTTCCACTACGGTGTGCACGCATGCGAGGGGTGCAAG GGCTTCTTCCGTCGGACGATCCGCATGAAGCTGGAATACGAGAAGTGTGAGCGGATCTGCAAGATCCAGAAGAAGAACCGCAACAAGTGCCAGTACTGCCGCTTCCAGAAATGCCTGGCGCTGGGCATGTCACACAACG CCATCCGCTTTGGCCGGATGCCAGAGGCTGAGAAGAGGAAGCTGGTGGCAGGGCTGACGGCGAATGAGGGGAGTCAGCACAACCCCCAGGTGGCTGACCTGAAGGCCTTCTCCAAGCACATCTACAATGCCTACCTGAAAAACTTCAACATGACCAAAAAGAAGGCCCGCGGCATCCTCACCGGCAAGGCCAGCCACACGGCG CCCTTTGTGATCCACGACATCGAGACATTGTGGCAGGCGGAGAAGGGCCTGGTATGGAAGCAGCTGGTGAATGGTCTGCCCCCCTACAAGGAGATCAGCGTGCATGTCTTCTACCGCTGCCAGTGTACCACGGTGGAGACCGTGCGTGAGCTCACAGAGTTCGCCAAGAGCATCCCCAGCTTCAGCAACCTCTTCCTCAACGACCAGGTGACCCTGCTCAAGTATGGTGTGCATGAGGCCATCTTCGCCATGCTGGCCTCTATTGTCAATAAGGACGGGCTGCTGGTGGCCAACGGCACTGGCTTTGTCACCCGTGAGTTCCTGCGCAGCCTCCGAAAGCCCTTCAGTGACATCATCGAGCCCAAGTTCGAATTTGCTGTCAAGTTCAATGCCCTGGAACTTGATGACAGTGACCTGGCTCTCTTCATCGCGGCCATCATTCTGTGTGGAG ACCGGCCAGGCCTCATGAACGTGTCACAGGTGGAGGCCATCCAGGACACCATCCTGCGTGCCCTCGAGTTCCACCTGCAGGCCAACCACCCCGACACACAGTACCTCTTCCCCAAGCTGCTGCAGAAGATGGCTGACCTGCGGCAGCTGGTCACCGAGCATGCTCAGATGATGCAGCGGATCAAGAAGACCGAGACAGAGACCTCGCTGCACCCCCTGCTCCAGGAGATCTACAAGGACATGTACTGA
- the LOC106729085 gene encoding probable E3 ubiquitin-protein ligase makorin-1 isoform X1, translated as MEPGLEEFDKAAEVGGSSWKSLLPSSADGGHSYSQKPQPKSDPIWELLAPLQSLDLEVQQREHDSRDIMCGICMDKVWDKPEAQRIFGILPNCGHAHCLGCLRTWRKSRQDFPLDVIKSCPQCRVHSSYIIPCKFWVSKGPKKEQLIRNFKARTSQIRCRFFIRGNGRCPFQADCIYLHQLPDKALTSDPPWTKSMQLASVVGTTAYLGGTGTRGGSVLHGLCPGHGLLGFRTPTGPQQFLPLPPVTRINMWGMGPRGRGC; from the exons ATGGAGCCTGGCCTGGAGGAGTTCGACAAGGCTGCGGAGGTTGGTGGCAGTTCCTGGAAGTCCCTGTTGCCATCAT CTGCTGATGGTGGCCACAGCTACTCTCAGAAGCCTCAGCCTAAGTCAGACCCTATCTGGGAGCTTCTGGCCCCACTTCAGAGCCTGGACCTTGAGGTGCAGCAG AGGGAGCATGACAGTCGGGACATCATGTGTGGCATCTGCATGGACAAGGTGTGGGACAAGCCAGAAGCCCAGCGGATCTTCGGCATCCTGCCCAACTGTGGCCATGCCCACTGCCTGGGCTGCCTGCGCACCTGGCGGAAGAGCCGACAGGACTTCCCGCTGGATGTCATCAA GTCCTGTCCCCAGTGCCGTGTCCATTCCAGCTACATCATCCCCTGCAAATTCTGGGTGAGCAAGGGGCCTAAGAAGGAGCAACTCATTAGGAACTTCAAGGCTCGGACCAG CCAGATTCGATGCCGGTTCTTCATACGGGGGAATGGCCGCTGCCCCTTTCAGGCTGACTGCATTTACCTGCACCAGCTCCCAGATAAGGCCCTGACCTCTGATCCTCCCTGGACCAAGAGTATGCAACTGGCCTCT GTGGTGGGCACAACAGCGTACCTAGGGGGCACTGGAACCAGAGGAGGAAGTGTTCTTCATGGACTGTGCCCTGGCCATGGCCTTCTGGGGTTCAGAACTCCCACTGGACCCCAACAGTTCTTACCACTGCCTCCTGTAACCAGGATCAACATGTGGGGGATGGGGCCGAGGGGCAGGGGTTGCTAG
- the LOC106729085 gene encoding probable E3 ubiquitin-protein ligase makorin-1 isoform X2, with amino-acid sequence MEPGLEEFDKAAEVGGSSWKSLLPSCESSGALQREHDSRDIMCGICMDKVWDKPEAQRIFGILPNCGHAHCLGCLRTWRKSRQDFPLDVIKSCPQCRVHSSYIIPCKFWVSKGPKKEQLIRNFKARTSQIRCRFFIRGNGRCPFQADCIYLHQLPDKALTSDPPWTKSMQLASVVGTTAYLGGTGTRGGSVLHGLCPGHGLLGFRTPTGPQQFLPLPPVTRINMWGMGPRGRGC; translated from the exons ATGGAGCCTGGCCTGGAGGAGTTCGACAAGGCTGCGGAGGTTGGTGGCAGTTCCTGGAAGTCCCTGTTGCCATCATGTGAGTCATCAGGGGCACTGCAG AGGGAGCATGACAGTCGGGACATCATGTGTGGCATCTGCATGGACAAGGTGTGGGACAAGCCAGAAGCCCAGCGGATCTTCGGCATCCTGCCCAACTGTGGCCATGCCCACTGCCTGGGCTGCCTGCGCACCTGGCGGAAGAGCCGACAGGACTTCCCGCTGGATGTCATCAA GTCCTGTCCCCAGTGCCGTGTCCATTCCAGCTACATCATCCCCTGCAAATTCTGGGTGAGCAAGGGGCCTAAGAAGGAGCAACTCATTAGGAACTTCAAGGCTCGGACCAG CCAGATTCGATGCCGGTTCTTCATACGGGGGAATGGCCGCTGCCCCTTTCAGGCTGACTGCATTTACCTGCACCAGCTCCCAGATAAGGCCCTGACCTCTGATCCTCCCTGGACCAAGAGTATGCAACTGGCCTCT GTGGTGGGCACAACAGCGTACCTAGGGGGCACTGGAACCAGAGGAGGAAGTGTTCTTCATGGACTGTGCCCTGGCCATGGCCTTCTGGGGTTCAGAACTCCCACTGGACCCCAACAGTTCTTACCACTGCCTCCTGTAACCAGGATCAACATGTGGGGGATGGGGCCGAGGGGCAGGGGTTGCTAG